The sequence tacactgtattttctttttgtaGGATCATGGATTTTCCAGGGCACTTTGAACAAATTTTTCAGCAGTTGAACTATCAGAGGCTTCATGGTCAGCTGTGCGACTGTGTCATTGTGGTGGGGAACAGGCACTTCAAAGCACACCGTTCAGTCTTGGCAGCATGCAGCACGCACTTCCGAGCTCTTTTCACTGTAGCAGAAGGAGATCAGACTATGAACATGATCCAGTTGGACAGTGAGGTAGTGACAGCTGAAGCCTTTGCTGCTCTCATTGACATGATGTACACTTCCACactcatgcttggagagagcaatGTTATGGATGTGTTGCTAGCAGCTTCTCACCTCCATTTGAACTCTGTGGTAAAAGCCTGCAAACACTACCTTACTACAAGAACACTACCAATGTCTCCACCAAATGATAGAGTTCAAGAGCAGAATGCACGCATGCAGCGGTCTTTTATGCTTCAGCAGCTTGGGTTGAGTATAGTGAGTTCTGCATTAAATTCCACCCAAAACACAGAAGAACAAACAAATTCTATGAGCTCATCAATCAGAAGTAACATAGAGCAACGGAGTGCTTTTCCAATAAGACGTCTCCATAAACGTAAACAGTCTTCTGAAGAAAGGGCGAGACAGCGTATTAGGCCTTCCATAGATGATTCTATCATGTCAGATGTTACTCCAGAGAATGCTCAGACTGTGGTTCATTCACGAGATGAATTTTTTTCTCCAGACTCATTGAAAATTGTAGACAATTCTAAGCCTGATGGTGTAACGGACAACCAGGAAGATAATACTATTATGTTTGACCAGTCTTTTGGTGCCCAAGAAGATGCCCAAGTGCCAAGCCAATCAGACAACAGTGGGGGAAATATTTCTCAAATGTCTATGGCATCACAGGCAACTCAAGCCGAAACTAGCTTTGATCAGGAAACCACTTCTCAAAAAAACAACTTTCAGTGTGAGAATCCTGAGGTTGGTCTAAATGAAAAAGAACACATGAGGGTAGTGGTGAAATCTGAGCCTTTGAGTTCCCCAGAGCCCCAGGATGAAGTGAGTGATGTGACTTCCCAAGCAGAAGGAAGTGAGTCTGTTGAGGTAgaaggaggaggagccagtgctgaaaagatagaatTGAGCCCCGAAAGTAGCGACCGTAGCTTTTCTGACCCACAGTCTAGTACTGACAGAGTGGGAGATATCCATATCATGGAAGTAGGAAGTAACCTGGAACACAAGTCTACCTTCAGTATTTCAAATTTTTTGAATAAGAGTAGAGCCAGCAGTTTTGGTGCTGGCCATAGTAACGAGGACAACATTCCAAATACAACCAGTGACTGCAGAATGGATGGTGATGCCTCTTATTTAATTAGCCCAGAATCTGGGCCTGCGAATGGTCATTCCTCTGCTACTGTGTCTCATGTAGAGAATCCATTCAACGAGAGCACTGACTCTCATTTTGTCAGGCCTATGCAAGATGTAATGGGTCTTCCTTGCGTACAGACTTCCGGCTACCGGGCGGCAGAACAGTTTGGTATGGACTTCCCAAGATCTGGCTTGGGATTGCATTCTTTATCAAGGGCAGTCATGAGCTCGAGAGGCGGTGCCAACAGCTTTCCTGGGTATCGTCGCATAGCTCCCAAAATGCCTGTTGTGACCTCTGTTCGGAGTTCTCAGATTCCGGACAATGCCCCTAATTCTCAGCTGCTGATGAATGGGGCTACTTCCTCTTTTGAAAATGGGCATTCTTCCCAACCTGGCCCACCACAGCTGACCAGAGCATCTGCTGATGTTCTTTCAAAATGTAAGAAAGCCTTATCTGAACACAATGTCTTGGTAGTAGAAGGTGCTCGTAAGTATGCCTGCAAAATCTGCTGCAAGACTTTTCTGACTTTAACAGACTGCAAGAAGCACATCCGTGTGCATACGGGGGAGAAGCCGTATGCCTGCTTAAAATGTGGCAAGAGGTTTAGTCAGTCAAGCCATTTGTATAAACATTCCAAAACGACTTGCCTACGCTGGCAAAGCAGCAATCTACCCAGCACTTTGCTCTAACTCTTTCCCTCCGTTCCCATGACGCCAATACAGGTTTTAATAATGCATGGAACACAAGAGGCGGACACTTGCAGTGTGATTGtgccccacacacaaaaaaaggcttaattctttttaatacttgtaccaaacctacctcacaggggtgttgtgaggacTAAACAACTTTTTAAAGCGCTTTGAAATTCTCCAGCTCTGTCACTAGTAgttctaaggctgcagtcttaagcacatttgggagtaagccctattgaattctgtgggatttactcccaagtaaacatgcttaggattggtctGCACATGTTCTATATTGATTCAATCCTTAGTATCATTAGTTCTTTGACTAGGTGAAGGGTTGAAAGAAGAAATGTGTAGCTAGCTCATAACTAGCACATTTCAATAATAAGAAGCTGAAGTGCAaactttttaatgattttttttaaaaaaatgatgtgaAAGCATTTATCTGTAAAATAGGTTGCTACATGGAGTGTGTGAACAACATTACTAAAGAGCTCTTTATTGTAAGATTGCTTATCTTGAAGAGAAATTACCTTTGCACCTCAAAGTGCTTTTGGAGTGTGTTATAGAGTAACATAGTTTTAGGGGGTCTGAATGTATTTTTGGTTGTTTTGCAGTAACATACACTGTGTAATGAAGGTGCTTACCTTGAGTCCAATGCAAGTAACTTTTAGACTGTCTGATATATGTATGAGTGTATATACTTTTGAATACAGCAAAATCTAGATGTTTCAtagttttctttttgtaaaatctTGTACTGAAAAGTGAAGTGTGTTTGTGTTATGCTTGGTAGTGTTTCTAATCAATTTGTATTTCATGTGTTAAACTCAACATTAAGTCTTAAATGATCTGTCTACTGTAGTTATTTCAAAGGGAATTCTTGTTAAGTCTTTTCACAGTTGAAGATTGCCTTTTCAAGCACTGCTGTTCAGTCTCATCTGAATTTATGGTGCTGACTATTTTGAGATTTTTTCcctttaatatgcatttttatatgtattaAAATGTAAGAATCAATTCTTATGGGGGAGTATAGACACAATTTTATGAAAGCATGTTTCCTCCCTGCATTGGGAATACCTGTTCAGCAAATGTGTGTAATCTTAAGttacagggttgtattcagtgtagcatTAAGGTGATTGTTTGGGCTTTCTGTTTGCTCAATGGAACCATCTCTTCCCCCGTGTGCTGTTCTGGGGATTCTCccgaccttctggagcagatttgggaatgggAGGAGAAGTCCCAGTCCGCTAAGAGGAAT is a genomic window of Rhineura floridana isolate rRhiFlo1 chromosome 1, rRhiFlo1.hap2, whole genome shotgun sequence containing:
- the ZBTB5 gene encoding zinc finger and BTB domain-containing protein 5 isoform X1 — its product is MDWIMDFPGHFEQIFQQLNYQRLHGQLCDCVIVVGNRHFKAHRSVLAACSTHFRALFTVAEGDQTMNMIQLDSEVVTAEAFAALIDMMYTSTLMLGESNVMDVLLAASHLHLNSVVKACKHYLTTRTLPMSPPNDRVQEQNARMQRSFMLQQLGLSIVSSALNSTQNTEEQTNSMSSSIRSNIEQRSAFPIRRLHKRKQSSEERARQRIRPSIDDSIMSDVTPENAQTVVHSRDEFFSPDSLKIVDNSKPDGVTDNQEDNTIMFDQSFGAQEDAQVPSQSDNSGGNISQMSMASQATQAETSFDQETTSQKNNFQCENPEVGLNEKEHMRVVVKSEPLSSPEPQDEVSDVTSQAEGSESVEVEGGGASAEKIELSPESSDRSFSDPQSSTDRVGDIHIMEVGSNLEHKSTFSISNFLNKSRASSFGAGHSNEDNIPNTTSDCRMDGDASYLISPESGPANGHSSATVSHVENPFNESTDSHFVRPMQDVMGLPCVQTSGYRAAEQFGMDFPRSGLGLHSLSRAVMSSRGGANSFPGYRRIAPKMPVVTSVRSSQIPDNAPNSQLLMNGATSSFENGHSSQPGPPQLTRASADVLSKCKKALSEHNVLVVEGARKYACKICCKTFLTLTDCKKHIRVHTGEKPYACLKCGKRFSQSSHLYKHSKTTCLRWQSSNLPSTLL
- the ZBTB5 gene encoding zinc finger and BTB domain-containing protein 5 isoform X2 is translated as MDFPGHFEQIFQQLNYQRLHGQLCDCVIVVGNRHFKAHRSVLAACSTHFRALFTVAEGDQTMNMIQLDSEVVTAEAFAALIDMMYTSTLMLGESNVMDVLLAASHLHLNSVVKACKHYLTTRTLPMSPPNDRVQEQNARMQRSFMLQQLGLSIVSSALNSTQNTEEQTNSMSSSIRSNIEQRSAFPIRRLHKRKQSSEERARQRIRPSIDDSIMSDVTPENAQTVVHSRDEFFSPDSLKIVDNSKPDGVTDNQEDNTIMFDQSFGAQEDAQVPSQSDNSGGNISQMSMASQATQAETSFDQETTSQKNNFQCENPEVGLNEKEHMRVVVKSEPLSSPEPQDEVSDVTSQAEGSESVEVEGGGASAEKIELSPESSDRSFSDPQSSTDRVGDIHIMEVGSNLEHKSTFSISNFLNKSRASSFGAGHSNEDNIPNTTSDCRMDGDASYLISPESGPANGHSSATVSHVENPFNESTDSHFVRPMQDVMGLPCVQTSGYRAAEQFGMDFPRSGLGLHSLSRAVMSSRGGANSFPGYRRIAPKMPVVTSVRSSQIPDNAPNSQLLMNGATSSFENGHSSQPGPPQLTRASADVLSKCKKALSEHNVLVVEGARKYACKICCKTFLTLTDCKKHIRVHTGEKPYACLKCGKRFSQSSHLYKHSKTTCLRWQSSNLPSTLL